One part of the Sarcophilus harrisii chromosome 5, mSarHar1.11, whole genome shotgun sequence genome encodes these proteins:
- the NCKAP5L gene encoding nck-associated protein 5-like isoform X1 produces MSQEVEEPAGDPGIPKPGGSVNMELGTRQELLHRLRELEAENSALAQANESQRETYERCLDEVANHVVQALLNQKDLREECIKLKRRVFDLERQNQTLSTLFQQKLQLSAGSLPQLPLHPLQSISEPLATTLLNTEEGPAALLSMGPCTGQKEVGCEQQQQQQQQQQQQQQQALGSLGPQLDALSPFLKKKAQILEVLRSLEETDPLLLHPITASWRAAGQCSQGDPSIHSDCSFKGKAGEKWNPGERLGSPEPVNGEVCTSSLPEPAPWASCLLLGPSGLGGLLRWEPVLGSPLGEEKLGRLWGMGQESQRSPAPQPGLHSGQGSSSSSSSDEAGEPGEALTPAALLNALARKQLNLDQLLEDTESYLQAFLSGAGGPNSGITPPANGPGSGQPPLPSEGLPQSLRPKGLPKTAWGGVGSEPLKPGLSTTSEGNGALPFLSVLVDGGDTSPGSWPSYPLSSSQVKSELQISPSSPIETQELNFSPPKSLNFLKLSLVSEKAPSPGTPHLSPQLPRSSRIPCWNGGPDGSSSPMLTHQGLGGELAPEIVAQRQSTSSPPTLIVDSIQFRPTHPAPSSVLSPEPPACPTPSRYENVLDLSTGSFGDPCPEPPLTSLQSSSYPPLAPETRDQSLRGPPSPCPPQLCPYGGSQGKGSEKAGPESPQVGWRGTGGSTKKPGNGAGRRPGEPGFTPLRERLIALGKLKTGPEGTPSSDKNGSPGKLAIERARLPGRLREGTADTAPSSFRPLEPTEAKGLPRGAVPLGTNSLKQQDHGSSGEPGPRCYSSHSMGARLDLDPVSSRGCLTKVELAKSRLAGALCPQTPRTPVKLPTTVPSSGKPNKSPHGSPTKLPSKSPTKVLPRGGSPQVSKDLVKSEKGKGPPWADCAPSQPVPKVASPGGQGQGSEGPALHSAIEEKVMKGIEENVLRLQGQDRTPSTEAKHRNSSSIVSWFGLKKSKLPAPSRRADPGKNKESLGGTPLGKGGKQEARKLETESLNISKLMAKAEDLRKALEEEKAYLSRQGRGRPGGPTRGTSGSEVVLGQGQSQLTIMYQGTDTFMQQLLNRVDGKELPPDNWQESKQDFGDFQSSVPETKGLQPLRSPRNGLIGQSANKSSGKKSSELAQREAAPAEDRLAEPIPTPNFTACSSLTRTLDSGIGTFPPPDHGSSGVPSKNPPKPKPSRLDPPPTEHLSRPYPLTKVPQRARTLDREVPAVEELLVGGRNPSVPAFHALLSPTPRHHGHKACTDDSSGHPGRPPPIQLSKNWTFPNTRAGGNSSDPFLCPPHQLEGLPRTPLVPPLERKQASEGGHPPPTTSGPTFSGSRTPSTSDMGEDGRASGGGPPGLETSESLSDSLYDSLSSCGSQG; encoded by the exons cTCCCATTACATCCACTACAATCAATTTCAGAGCCACTAGCCACCACCCTCCTGAATACTGAAGAGGGACCAGCAGCCTTACTGTCAATGGGGCCCTGTACTGGACAAAAAGAG GTAGGCTgtgagcagcagcagcagcagcagcagcagcaacagcagcagcagcagcaggccTTGGGTAGTCTGGGCCCCCAATTGGATGCTCTTTCCccatttctgaagaaaaaagctCAGATACTGGAGGTGTTGAGGAGCCTAGAAGAAACTGATCCCCTGTTACTGCACCCCATCACAGCTTCATGGAGGGCAGCAGGGCAGTGTTCCCAAGGGGATCCCAGCATCCACTCTGATTGTTCCTTCAAGGGCAAGGCAGGTGAAAAATGGAATCCAGGTGAGAGGCTGGGCTCCCCAGAACCAGTCAATGGTGAAGTGTGTACCTCATCCCTGCCAGAGCCTGCACCCTGGGCATCCTGCCTACTCCTGGGCCCTAGTGGACTAGGGGGACTACTCCGGTGGGAACCTGTCCTGGGGAGCCCACTGGGTGAGGAGAAGTTGGGGAGGCTTTGGGGCATGGGCCAGGAATCCCAAAGGTCTCCAGCACCACAACCTGGCCTCCACAGTGGACAAGGCAGCAGCAGTAGCTCTTCCTCAGATGAAGCTGGAGAGCCAGGAGAGGCATTAACACCAGCTGCCCTTCTCAATGCCTTGGCCCGAAAGCAACTGAACCTGGATCAGTTGCTGGAGGACACAGAGTCTTACCTACAGGCTTTCCTTTCAGGGGCTGGAGGGCCCAACAGTGGAATTACACCACCTGCCAATGGTCCTGGCTCAGGACAACCACCCCTGCCCAGTGAAGGGCTTCCCCAGTCTCTAAGACCCAAAGGTCTTCCCAAGACAGCATGGGGTGGGGTAGGATCTGAACCCCTCAAGCCAGGCTTAAGCACTACCTCAGAGGGCAATGGGGCCCTCCCCTTCCTCAGTGTGCTTGTGGATGGGGGAGACACCTCTCCAGGCTCATGGCCCAGTTACCCCCTTTCCTCATCTCAGGTGAAAAGCGAGCTCCAAATTAGCCCCTCTTCCCCCATTGAGACCCAGGAACTCAACTTCTCCCCACCTAAGAGTCTCAATTTCTTGAAGTTGTCTCTAGTCTCAGAGAAGGCCCCTAGCCCTGGCACCCCTCATCTCAGTCCCCAGTTGCCCCGAAGCTCTCGGATACCTTGTTGGAATGGGGGTCCAGATGGGAGTTCTTCTCCCATGCTTACTCACCAAGGCCTTGGGGGTGAACTGGCTCCTGAGATAGTTGCCCAGCGCCAATCCACCAGCTCCCCACCCACCCTCATTGTGGACTCCATCCAGTTTAGACCCACACATCCAGCCCCATCCTCTGTCCTATCACCGGAGCCCCCAGCTTGTCCAACCCCATCTCGCTATGAAAATGTCCTGGATCTTTCAACTGGCTCCTTTGGGGACCCATGTCCAGAGCCACCCCTCACCTCCCTCCAGTCATCCAGTTACCCACCATTGGCCCCAGAGACACGGGACCAGAGTCTTAGGGGCCCACCTAGCCCCTGCCCACCTCAGCTCTGCCCTTATGGGGGTAGCCAGGGGAAGGGTAGCGAGAAGGCAGGACCAGAGTCTCCACAGGTTGGCTGGAGGGGCACAGGTGGCTCCACTAAAAAGCCAGGCAATGGGGCAGGAAGACGGCCTGGGGAGCCAGGCTTTACCCCTCTCCGAGAGAGACTGATAGCACTGGGCAAACTGAAGACAGGCCCTGAGGGAACCCCAAGCTCTGACAAGAATGGCAGCCCTGGGAAGCTGGCAATAGAGAGAGCCCGGCTGCCAGGAAGGCTGAGGGAAGGGACTGCAGACACGGCCCCCAGTTCCTTCAGGCCCCTGGAGCCCACTGAGGCGAAGGGGCTCCCACGGGGTGCGGTGCCCCTGGGTACTAACAGCCTGAAGCAGCAGGACCACGGGTCTTCTGGGGAACCAGGTCCTCGCTGCTACTCTTCACACTCTATGGGTGCTCGTCTTGACCTGGACCCTGTTTCATCTCGTGGCTGCCTCACCAAAGTGGAGCTGGCAAAAAGCCGGCTGGCAGGAGCACTGTGCCCCCAGACCCCACGGACCCCAGTCAAACTGCCTACCACAGTGCCCAGCTCAGGCAAACCCAACAAAAGCCCCCATGGCAGTCCCACCAAGCTGCCCTCCAAGTCACCCACCAAGGTGTTACCCCGAGGTGGATCTCCCCAAGTGTCCAAGGACCTGGTTAAGTCCGAGAAGGGCAAAGGGCCCCCTTGGGCAGACTGTGCCCCCTCCCAGCCAGTGCCCAAAGTAGCTAGCCCAGGAGGCCAAGGCCAGGGTTCTGAGGGGCCGGCGCTCCATTCAGCCATAGAGGAGAAGGTCATGAAGGGCATCGAGGAGAACGTGCTCCGACTACAGGGCCAGGATCGGACACCAAGCACAGAGGCCAAGCACCGCAACTCAAGCAGCATCGTTAGCTGGTTTGGACTAAAAAAGAGCAAGCTGCCAGCCCCGAGCCGCCGAGCGGATCCTGGGAAGAACAAGGAAAGTCTGGGGGGCACTCCCCTTGGCAAGGGGGGCAAGCAGGAGGCCCGCAAGCTGGAGACCGAGAGTCTCAACATCTCCAAGCTGATGGCCAAGGCCGAGGACCTGCGGAAGGCCCTGGAAGAGGAAAAGGCCTACCTCAGCAGGCAGGGCCGGGGCCGGCCAGGGGGCCCGACACGAGGTACAAGTGGCAGCGAGGTGGTGCTGGGCCAGGGACAGAGCCAGCTCACCATCATGTACCAGGGCACCGACACCTTCATGCAGCAGCTGCTCAACCG GGTAGATGGGAAGGAACTGCCCCCTGATAATTGGCAAGAGTCCAAGCAAGATTTTGGAGATTTTCAGTCGTCTGTTCCTGAAACCAAGGGCCTCCAGCCACTCCGAAGCCCCCGAAATGGCCTAATTGGTCAAAGTGCCAACAAGTCATCTGGGAAG AAGAGCAGTGAGCTGGCCCAGAGGGAAGCGGCCCCTGCCGAGGACAGACTCGCTGAGCCCATCCCAACCCCGAATTTCACAG CCTGTAGCTCCCTAACCCGAACTCTGGACAGCGGCATTGGTACCTTCCCACCACCAGACCACGGTAGCAGCGGAGTCCCTAGCAAAAACCCACCCAAGCCAAAGCCTTCTCGCCTGGACCCACCCCCTACTGAGCATTTGTCCCGACCCTACCCCCTCACCAAGGTTCCCCAGCGGGCCAGAACACTGGATCGAGAGGTGCCTGCTGTGGAGGAGCTGCTGGTGGGCGGAAGGAACCCGAGTGTCCCTGCATTCCATGCTCTGCTTTCTCCCACTCCTAGGCACCATGGACACAAGGCCTGCACAGATG ATTCCAGTGGGCACCCTGGACGGCCACCCCCAATTCAGCTCTCCAAAAACTGGACTTTCCCTAACACACGAGCTGGTGGCAACTCTTCTGACCCCTTCCTTTGTCCACCCCATCAATTAGAAGGGCTTCCCAGGACACCTCTG GTCCCCCCACTTGAGAGGAAGCAGGCTTCAGAGGGAGGCCACCCACCTCCAACAACCTCTGGCCCAACTTTTAGTGGCAGTCGTACGCCCAGCACCTCAGACATGGGAGAGGATGGACGCGCCTCCGGTGGGGGCCCTCCTGGATTGGAAACGTCAGAATCCCTCAGTGATTCTTTGTATGACTCCCTATCCTCTTGTGGGAGCCAAGGCTGA
- the NCKAP5L gene encoding nck-associated protein 5-like isoform X2: MSQEVEEPAGDPGIPKPGGSVNMELGTRQELLHRLRELEAENSALAQANESQRETYERCLDEVANHVVQALLNQKDLREECIKLKRRVFDLERQNQTLSTLFQQKLQLSAGSLPQLPLHPLQSISEPLATTLLNTEEGPAALLSMGPCTGQKEVGCEQQQQQQQQQQQQQQQALGSLGPQLDALSPFLKKKAQILEVLRSLEETDPLLLHPITASWRAAGQCSQGDPSIHSDCSFKGKAGEKWNPGERLGSPEPVNGEVCTSSLPEPAPWASCLLLGPSGLGGLLRWEPVLGSPLGEEKLGRLWGMGQESQRSPAPQPGLHSGQGSSSSSSSDEAGEPGEALTPAALLNALARKQLNLDQLLEDTESYLQAFLSGAGGPNSGITPPANGPGSGQPPLPSEGLPQSLRPKGLPKTAWGGVGSEPLKPGLSTTSEGNGALPFLSVLVDGGDTSPGSWPSYPLSSSQVKSELQISPSSPIETQELNFSPPKSLNFLKLSLVSEKAPSPGTPHLSPQLPRSSRIPCWNGGPDGSSSPMLTHQGLGGELAPEIVAQRQSTSSPPTLIVDSIQFRPTHPAPSSVLSPEPPACPTPSRYENVLDLSTGSFGDPCPEPPLTSLQSSSYPPLAPETRDQSLRGPPSPCPPQLCPYGGSQGKGSEKAGPESPQVGWRGTGGSTKKPGNGAGRRPGEPGFTPLRERLIALGKLKTGPEGTPSSDKNGSPGKLAIERARLPGRLREGTADTAPSSFRPLEPTEAKGLPRGAVPLGTNSLKQQDHGSSGEPGPRCYSSHSMGARLDLDPVSSRGCLTKVELAKSRLAGALCPQTPRTPVKLPTTVPSSGKPNKSPHGSPTKLPSKSPTKVLPRGGSPQVSKDLVKSEKGKGPPWADCAPSQPVPKVASPGGQGQGSEGPALHSAIEEKVMKGIEENVLRLQGQDRTPSTEAKHRNSSSIVSWFGLKKSKLPAPSRRADPGKNKESLGGTPLGKGGKQEARKLETESLNISKLMAKAEDLRKALEEEKAYLSRQGRGRPGGPTRGTSGSEVVLGQGQSQLTIMYQGTDTFMQQLLNRVDGKELPPDNWQESKQDFGDFQSSVPETKGLQPLRSPRNGLIGQSANKSSGKKSSELAQREAAPAEDRLAEPIPTPNFTACSSLTRTLDSGIGTFPPPDHGSSGVPSKNPPKPKPSRLDPPPTEHLSRPYPLTKVPQRARTLDREVPAVEELLVGGRNPSVPAFHALLSPTPRHHGHKACTDGPPT; this comes from the exons cTCCCATTACATCCACTACAATCAATTTCAGAGCCACTAGCCACCACCCTCCTGAATACTGAAGAGGGACCAGCAGCCTTACTGTCAATGGGGCCCTGTACTGGACAAAAAGAG GTAGGCTgtgagcagcagcagcagcagcagcagcagcaacagcagcagcagcagcaggccTTGGGTAGTCTGGGCCCCCAATTGGATGCTCTTTCCccatttctgaagaaaaaagctCAGATACTGGAGGTGTTGAGGAGCCTAGAAGAAACTGATCCCCTGTTACTGCACCCCATCACAGCTTCATGGAGGGCAGCAGGGCAGTGTTCCCAAGGGGATCCCAGCATCCACTCTGATTGTTCCTTCAAGGGCAAGGCAGGTGAAAAATGGAATCCAGGTGAGAGGCTGGGCTCCCCAGAACCAGTCAATGGTGAAGTGTGTACCTCATCCCTGCCAGAGCCTGCACCCTGGGCATCCTGCCTACTCCTGGGCCCTAGTGGACTAGGGGGACTACTCCGGTGGGAACCTGTCCTGGGGAGCCCACTGGGTGAGGAGAAGTTGGGGAGGCTTTGGGGCATGGGCCAGGAATCCCAAAGGTCTCCAGCACCACAACCTGGCCTCCACAGTGGACAAGGCAGCAGCAGTAGCTCTTCCTCAGATGAAGCTGGAGAGCCAGGAGAGGCATTAACACCAGCTGCCCTTCTCAATGCCTTGGCCCGAAAGCAACTGAACCTGGATCAGTTGCTGGAGGACACAGAGTCTTACCTACAGGCTTTCCTTTCAGGGGCTGGAGGGCCCAACAGTGGAATTACACCACCTGCCAATGGTCCTGGCTCAGGACAACCACCCCTGCCCAGTGAAGGGCTTCCCCAGTCTCTAAGACCCAAAGGTCTTCCCAAGACAGCATGGGGTGGGGTAGGATCTGAACCCCTCAAGCCAGGCTTAAGCACTACCTCAGAGGGCAATGGGGCCCTCCCCTTCCTCAGTGTGCTTGTGGATGGGGGAGACACCTCTCCAGGCTCATGGCCCAGTTACCCCCTTTCCTCATCTCAGGTGAAAAGCGAGCTCCAAATTAGCCCCTCTTCCCCCATTGAGACCCAGGAACTCAACTTCTCCCCACCTAAGAGTCTCAATTTCTTGAAGTTGTCTCTAGTCTCAGAGAAGGCCCCTAGCCCTGGCACCCCTCATCTCAGTCCCCAGTTGCCCCGAAGCTCTCGGATACCTTGTTGGAATGGGGGTCCAGATGGGAGTTCTTCTCCCATGCTTACTCACCAAGGCCTTGGGGGTGAACTGGCTCCTGAGATAGTTGCCCAGCGCCAATCCACCAGCTCCCCACCCACCCTCATTGTGGACTCCATCCAGTTTAGACCCACACATCCAGCCCCATCCTCTGTCCTATCACCGGAGCCCCCAGCTTGTCCAACCCCATCTCGCTATGAAAATGTCCTGGATCTTTCAACTGGCTCCTTTGGGGACCCATGTCCAGAGCCACCCCTCACCTCCCTCCAGTCATCCAGTTACCCACCATTGGCCCCAGAGACACGGGACCAGAGTCTTAGGGGCCCACCTAGCCCCTGCCCACCTCAGCTCTGCCCTTATGGGGGTAGCCAGGGGAAGGGTAGCGAGAAGGCAGGACCAGAGTCTCCACAGGTTGGCTGGAGGGGCACAGGTGGCTCCACTAAAAAGCCAGGCAATGGGGCAGGAAGACGGCCTGGGGAGCCAGGCTTTACCCCTCTCCGAGAGAGACTGATAGCACTGGGCAAACTGAAGACAGGCCCTGAGGGAACCCCAAGCTCTGACAAGAATGGCAGCCCTGGGAAGCTGGCAATAGAGAGAGCCCGGCTGCCAGGAAGGCTGAGGGAAGGGACTGCAGACACGGCCCCCAGTTCCTTCAGGCCCCTGGAGCCCACTGAGGCGAAGGGGCTCCCACGGGGTGCGGTGCCCCTGGGTACTAACAGCCTGAAGCAGCAGGACCACGGGTCTTCTGGGGAACCAGGTCCTCGCTGCTACTCTTCACACTCTATGGGTGCTCGTCTTGACCTGGACCCTGTTTCATCTCGTGGCTGCCTCACCAAAGTGGAGCTGGCAAAAAGCCGGCTGGCAGGAGCACTGTGCCCCCAGACCCCACGGACCCCAGTCAAACTGCCTACCACAGTGCCCAGCTCAGGCAAACCCAACAAAAGCCCCCATGGCAGTCCCACCAAGCTGCCCTCCAAGTCACCCACCAAGGTGTTACCCCGAGGTGGATCTCCCCAAGTGTCCAAGGACCTGGTTAAGTCCGAGAAGGGCAAAGGGCCCCCTTGGGCAGACTGTGCCCCCTCCCAGCCAGTGCCCAAAGTAGCTAGCCCAGGAGGCCAAGGCCAGGGTTCTGAGGGGCCGGCGCTCCATTCAGCCATAGAGGAGAAGGTCATGAAGGGCATCGAGGAGAACGTGCTCCGACTACAGGGCCAGGATCGGACACCAAGCACAGAGGCCAAGCACCGCAACTCAAGCAGCATCGTTAGCTGGTTTGGACTAAAAAAGAGCAAGCTGCCAGCCCCGAGCCGCCGAGCGGATCCTGGGAAGAACAAGGAAAGTCTGGGGGGCACTCCCCTTGGCAAGGGGGGCAAGCAGGAGGCCCGCAAGCTGGAGACCGAGAGTCTCAACATCTCCAAGCTGATGGCCAAGGCCGAGGACCTGCGGAAGGCCCTGGAAGAGGAAAAGGCCTACCTCAGCAGGCAGGGCCGGGGCCGGCCAGGGGGCCCGACACGAGGTACAAGTGGCAGCGAGGTGGTGCTGGGCCAGGGACAGAGCCAGCTCACCATCATGTACCAGGGCACCGACACCTTCATGCAGCAGCTGCTCAACCG GGTAGATGGGAAGGAACTGCCCCCTGATAATTGGCAAGAGTCCAAGCAAGATTTTGGAGATTTTCAGTCGTCTGTTCCTGAAACCAAGGGCCTCCAGCCACTCCGAAGCCCCCGAAATGGCCTAATTGGTCAAAGTGCCAACAAGTCATCTGGGAAG AAGAGCAGTGAGCTGGCCCAGAGGGAAGCGGCCCCTGCCGAGGACAGACTCGCTGAGCCCATCCCAACCCCGAATTTCACAG CCTGTAGCTCCCTAACCCGAACTCTGGACAGCGGCATTGGTACCTTCCCACCACCAGACCACGGTAGCAGCGGAGTCCCTAGCAAAAACCCACCCAAGCCAAAGCCTTCTCGCCTGGACCCACCCCCTACTGAGCATTTGTCCCGACCCTACCCCCTCACCAAGGTTCCCCAGCGGGCCAGAACACTGGATCGAGAGGTGCCTGCTGTGGAGGAGCTGCTGGTGGGCGGAAGGAACCCGAGTGTCCCTGCATTCCATGCTCTGCTTTCTCCCACTCCTAGGCACCATGGACACAAGGCCTGCACAGATG GTCCCCCCACTTGA